The proteins below are encoded in one region of Oncorhynchus kisutch isolate 150728-3 linkage group LG14, Okis_V2, whole genome shotgun sequence:
- the tpp1 gene encoding tripeptidyl-peptidase 1, whose translation MRVLLAFCVLICSSLILCEHLEADQDILIPEDWTRVGRIDPTEKLELTFALRQQNVDQLEHLLLLVSDPESAQYGKHLTLEEVAALVRPSQLTQKVVRHWLQSHGVTDCQTILTQDFLQCTMNTQVAEALLPGIEFHRYVRDGISLVRSSSAYHVHEDVLQHLDFVGGVHRFPPKGQDLNEVLTKRRLSGAKFHLGNTPATLRSRYNLTAADVGSAQNNSQAVAQFLEQFYHPADLAEFMTLFGRSFQHLSKIDRVVGVQGAGKAGLEASLDVEYIMSTGANIPTWVFTNPGRHETQEPFLQWMLLLSNMTDIPWVHTISYGDDEDSLSSAYMMRINTEFMKAGVRGISILFASGDSGAGCRHSTKGENSFRPSFPASSPYVTTVGGTSFKNPFKVTYEVTDYISGGGFSNVFKMPDYQVGAVEGYLKAVPVLPPKTYFNTSGRAYPDIAALSDNYWVVTDRVPIPWVSGTSASTPVVGGILSLINDQRFLKGLPSLGFLNPRLYQLQGQGLFDVTDGCHLSCLDEQVQGQGFCAALSWDPVTGWGTPNYPALLAALVLEK comes from the exons ATGAGGGTTCT gTTGGCCTTCTGTGTCCTCATATGCAGCTCATTGATTTTGTGTGAACATCTTGAGGCTGATCAAGACATCTT GATACCAGAAGACTGGACTCGTGTAGGCAGGATTGACCCCACAGAGAAGTTGGAGCTGACCTTTGCTTTGAGGCAGCAGAATGTGGATCAACTGGAACACCTGCTGCTACTGGTTTCGGACCCTGAGTCGGCACAATATG GCAAGCATCTGACTCTAGAGGAAGTGGCCGCTTTAGTACGTCCATCCCAGCTGACCCAGAAAGTGGTTCGTCACTGGCTGCAGAGTCACGGGGTCACAGACTGCCAGACCATCCTCACTCAAGACTTCCTCCAATGCACCATGAACACGCA AGTTGCAGAGGCCCTGCTTCCAGGCATTGAGTTTCACCGCTACGTAAGAGATGGCATCTCCCTGGTGAGGTCATCATCTGCATACCACGTGCATGAGGATGTTCTCCAACATCTTGACTTTG TTGGCGGTGTTCACCGCTTTCCACCCAAGGGGCAGGACCTCAATGAAGTCTTGACAAAGAGGAGACTGTCTGGAGCGAAGTTTCATCTTGGAAACACACCCGCCACCCTCAGGTCTCGCTACAACCTGACCGCAGCGGACGTGGGTTCAGCTCAGAACAACAGTCAAGCCGTGGCTCAG TTCTTGGAGCAGTTCTAccaccctgctgacctggctgagttCATGACGCTGTTCGGACGGAGCTTCCAGCACCTGTCTAAGATTGACCGGGTGGTTGGTGTTCAGGGAGCAGGGAAGGCCGGTCTGGAGGCCAGCCTGGATGTAGAGTACATCATGAGCACAGGGGCCAACATACCTACATGGGTCTTCACCAATCCAG GTCGGCATGAGACCCAGGAGCCATTCCTCCAGTGGATGTTGCTGCTCAGCAACATGACAGACATCCCTTGGGTCCACACCATCAGCTACGGGGACGATGAGGACAGCTTGTCCTCCGCCTACATGATGCGCATCAACACTGAGTTCATGAAGGCTGGCGTACGGGGCATTTCTATACTGTTTGCCTCAG GTGATAGTGGAGCTGGCTGCAGACACTCGACTAAAGGAGAGAATTCTTTCCGACCAAGCTTTCCTGCATCAAG CCCATACGTGACGACAGTGGGGGGAACTTCATTCAAGAATCCATTCAAGGTCACCTATGAGGTCACCGACTACATCAGTGGCGGCGGCTTCAGCAATGTTTTTAAGATGCCGGACTACCAG GTCGGTGCTGTGGAGGGTTATCTGAAAGCAGTGCCGGTTCTCCCTCCAAAGACTTACTTCAACACCAGTGGAAGGGCCTACCCAGACATAGCTGCTCTCTCAGACAACTACTGGGTGGTCACCGACAGGGTACCCATCCCCTGGGTGTCTGGTACTTCG GCCTCCACCCCTGTGGTTGGAGGAATCCTCTCTCTGATCAATGACCAGCGCTTTCTGAAAGGCCTGCCTTCTCTGGGCTTCCTCAATCCCCGCCTGTATCAGCTGCAGGGCCAGGGACTCTTTGAT